One part of the Arabidopsis thaliana chromosome 4, partial sequence genome encodes these proteins:
- a CDS encoding fas-binding factor-like protein (unknown protein; BEST Arabidopsis thaliana protein match is: unknown protein (TAIR:AT3G48860.2); Has 1487 Blast hits to 747 proteins in 184 species: Archae - 0; Bacteria - 56; Metazoa - 305; Fungi - 197; Plants - 180; Viruses - 3; Other Eukaryotes - 746 (source: NCBI BLink).) encodes MRNTRPIHVRNKSTEPGTPSSPMMTSPLMHRHTRSGSNAGPASNAKKAQTKAAAQRLAAVMSNQTGDEEDSDEDLSFDYNAIGTGSIGLAAGRSHPSRSPVIRNPMARRQQMATPQLVDEDNEDDDFSVDVTSSRPSIGLPGGRAMRPQSPVMTKIAPPRRTQPTNEGNKNDGNDDDDVVSIDYTIGRPSIGLGSGRAMRPQSSMNKTQPQGRPVMAAHQRADEDNEDDETPYVYTSSIPSVGLPGGRAARSRSPLTKNPPLRHPHAVAQPPSNGESDVDYDESYTSGMPSIGLAGGRSMRPRTPLSIRTKEQPQTGLPTSGSRSSLYEDSTESSAMSTLTHPSQTTNQVEQSPSARSAISNKSSQSLSAMDQPPSARSSFNGRPIRTAPLMPSSVPISLKPVTPAFQSNTPTNLRKDKSRFSMDLGSSGNLRELGSQRSTSALQDEVDMLQEENESLLEKLRLAEDKCEEADARAKQLEKQVEILGEGVTMDARLLSRKEAALQQREAALRIASQNHGGKREDVSALHTEAEIAREEAASSLDQLHEVELELNSLKTVTKRLILTQEEMEEVVLKRCWLSRYWGLCVRHGIQPDIAGGKHEYWSSFAPLPLEIVLSAGQRARDGVSQSNNTYGEREKSLQNLQETSGEGNLENMIWVEKGLRELASLKVQEAVAFVMAQNRRNTSSKFFVSDEVKMPMDGQFEAFELSDEEVEDVNFKQAWLSYFWRRAKNHEIESDLVDERLQYWINQGTRSATSQDAVDVERGLMELRKLNIESQLWQKSRKGLDHESNPSHLELSF; translated from the exons ATGAGAAACACGAGACCTATTCATGTTAGGAATAAGAGTACGGAACCAGGAACACCATCTTCGCCTATGATGACGTCTCCTCTAATGCATCGTCATACACGTTCAGGATCAAATGCTGGGCCAGCTTCGAATGCTAAGAAAGCTCAGACAAAAGCAGCTGCTCAGAGACTTGCGGCTGTGATGTCAAATCAAACAGGGGACGAGGAAGATAGTGATGAAGACCTTTCCTTTGACTATAATGCTATCGGAACAGGGAGCATTGGACTCGCAGCTGGAAGATCTCATCCTTCTCGCTCTCCTGTg ATTAGGAATCCTATGGCAAGGCGTCAACAGATGGCAACTCCACAGTTAGTTGATGAGGACaatgaggatgatgattttTCAGTGGATGTAACGAGCAGTAGACCAAGTATTGGACTTCCTGGTGGAAGAGCAATGAGACCTCAGTCTCCTGTGATG ACTAAGATTGCACCTCCGAGACGTACACAACCAACAAACGAAGGAAATAAGAATGAcggtaatgatgatgatgatgttgtttcTATAGATTATACAATTGGTAGACCAAGTATTGGGCTTGGAAGTGGGAGGGCTATGCGGCCACAATCTTCTATG AACAAAACCCAACCACAAGGGCGTCCGGTGATGGCAGCTCATCAGCGAGCAGATGAGGATAACGAAGATGATGAGACTCCATATGTTTATACAAGCAGCATTCCAAGTGTAGGACTTCCTGGTGGAAGGGCTGCACGGTCACGTTCTCCTCTG ACTAAAAACCCTCCACTGAGGCATCCACATGCAGTAGCTCAGCCACCATCCAATGGAGAAAGTGATGTTGATTATGATGAGTCGTATACTAGTGGCATGCCAAGCATTGGACTTGCAGGTGGACGATCAATGAGACCTCGCACTCCTTTG TCAATTCGTACTAAGGAACAACCTCAGACCGGACTTCCAACTTCAGGTAGCCGATCTTCATTATATGAGGATTCCACAGAATCTTCAGCTATGTCAACTTTGACGCATCCATCTCAGACAACAAACCAAGTGGAGCAATCTCCATCTGCTCGTTCTGCAATCTCTAACAAATCATCCCAGTCTCTCAGTGCTATGGACCAACCTCCATCAGCTCGTTCATCTTTCAATGGTCGTCCAATAAGGACAGCTCCTTTAATGCCATCTTCTGTGCCTATATCACTCAAACCAGTGACTCCTGCATTTCAATCTAACACGCCAACCAATCTTCGAAAAGATAAAAG CAGGTTTTCCATGGATTTGGGAAGCTCAGGCAACTTAAGAGAGTTAGGGAGCCAACGTTCTACTTCAGCTTTGCAAGATGAG GTTGATATGCTAcaggaagaaaatgaaagtttgTTAGAAAAG CTTCGACTTGCAGAAGATAAATGTGAAGAGGCTGATGCAAGAGCTAAGCAACTTGAGAAACAG GTTGAAATCCTTGGAGAAGGTGTTACTATGGACGCACGTCTTTTAAGCAG AAAAGAGGCAGCTCTACAACAGAGAGAG GCTGCTTTGAGAATTGCATCACAAAATCATGGAGGAAAGAGGGAAGATGTTTCGGCTCTTCACACAGAAGCTGAG ATTGCTAGGGAGGAGGCAGCATCTTCATTGGACCAGCTTCATGAAGTTGAATTAGAGCTTAACTCTCTTAAGACCGTGACCAAGAGATTGATATTGACTCAGGAGGAGATG GAAGAGGTTGTTCTGAAGAGGTGCTGGCTTTCACGATATTGGGGCTTATGCGTTAGACATG GCATTCAACCGGACATTGCAGGAGGAAAACACGAATACTGGTCATCATTTGCACCTCTTCCTCTAGAGATTGTTCTTTCTGCAGGACAAAGAGCAAGGGACGGAGTTTCAcaat CTAATAACACTTATGGcgaaagagaaaaatcattGCAAAACTTGCAAGAAACTTCTGGGGAAGGAAATCTCGAAAACATGATATGGGTCGAGAAAGGTTTGCGGGAGCTGGCTTCACTAAAG GTTCAGGAGGCAGTTGCATTTGTCATGGCTCAAAATAGACGGAACACATcatcaaagttttttgtttcag ACGAAGTGAAAATGCCAATGGATGGACAATTTGAAGCCTTTG AGTTGAGCGacgaagaagttgaagatgtGAATTTTAAACag GCCTGGCTTTCATATTTCTGGAGAAGAGCTAAAAACCATGAAATCGAATCTGATCTAGTAGATGAGCGACTCCAGTATTGGATAAACCAAGGGACTCGATCTGCCACATCACAAGATGCTGTCGATG TTGAAAGAGGGCTTATGGAGCTGAGGAAGCTGAACATAGAGTCACAGTTATGGCAAAAATCAAGGAAAGGGCTTGACCATGAATCTAACCCTTCTCATCTTGAACTTTCCTTCTGA
- a CDS encoding ATP binding protein (ATP binding; FUNCTIONS IN: ATP binding; INVOLVED IN: cellular protein metabolic process; LOCATED IN: cellular_component unknown; CONTAINS InterPro DOMAIN/s: Chaperonin Cpn60/TCP-1 (InterPro:IPR002423); BEST Arabidopsis thaliana protein match is: TCP-1/cpn60 chaperonin family protein (TAIR:AT3G03960.1); Has 422 Blast hits to 422 proteins in 215 species: Archae - 0; Bacteria - 0; Metazoa - 162; Fungi - 127; Plants - 52; Viruses - 0; Other Eukaryotes - 81 (source: NCBI BLink).), producing the protein MTMNIDDVHVAKILGVDSRKSCVVCGIVFKSDDVGNIRHPLKNAKVHNFGKSKEAMLETLVKDIAFSNVKVIVSRSSICEMTLRFCKIYKIMVLQISSDIDINSLCSIVGAIDSSQHFQPHHLGYMDSTSLSEIAKRAVKKAERDAERAERASQKKAEKFKSKLQAEKKKD; encoded by the exons ATGACCATGAACATTGATGATGTCCATGTTGCCAAGATATTGGGAGTAGACTCTCGCAAATCTTGCGTTGTCTGTGGTATCGTCTTTAAAAGTGACGATGTAGGTAACATTAGGCATCCTTTGAAAAATGCAAAG GTACATAACTTTGGAAAGTCAAAGGAAGCCATGCTTGAGACTTTGGTTAAAGATATTGCTTTTTCCAATGTAAAAGTTATTGTTAGTCGGTCATCAATTTGTGAAATGACACTACGTTTCTGCAAAATTTACAA GATAATGGTTCTACAGATTTCTTCTGACATTGATATTAACAGTTTATGTTCAATAGTTGGTGCAATTGATTCATCTCAGCATTTCCAACCTCATCATCTTGGATACATGGATTCTACATCATTATCAGAGATTG CCAAGAGAGCTGTAAAGAAGGCAGAGAGAGATGCAGAGAGGGCTGAGAGAGCCTCTCagaagaaagcagagaagTTTAAGAGTAAGCTCCAGGctgagaaaaagaaggattGA
- a CDS encoding fas-binding factor-like protein yields the protein MRNTRPIHVRNKSTEPGTPSSPMMTSPLMHRHTRSGSNAGPASNAKKAQTKAAAQRLAAVMSNQTGDEEDSDEDLSFDYNAIGTGSIGLAAGRSHPSRSPVIRNPMARRQQMATPQLVDEDNEDDDFSVDVTSSRPSIGLPGGRAMRPQSPVMTKIAPPRRTQPTNEGNKNDGNDDDDVVSIDYTIGRPSIGLGSGRAMRPQSSMNKTQPQGRPVMAAHQRADEDNEDDETPYVYTSSIPSVGLPGGRAARSRSPLTKNPPLRHPHAVAQPPSNGESDVDYDESYTSGMPSIGLAGGRSMRPRTPLSIRTKEQPQTGLPTSGSRSSLYEDSTESSAMSTLTHPSQTTNQVEQSPSARSAISNKSSQSLSAMDQPPSARSSFNGRPIRTAPLMPSSVPISLKPVTPAFQSNTPTNLRKDKRFSMDLGSSGNLRELGSQRSTSALQDEVDMLQEENESLLEKLRLAEDKCEEADARAKQLEKQVEILGEGVTMDARLLSRKEAALQQREAALRIASQNHGGKREDVSALHTEAEIAREEAASSLDQLHEVELELNSLKTVTKRLILTQEEMEEVVLKRCWLSRYWGLCVRHGIQPDIAGGKHEYWSSFAPLPLEIVLSAGQRARDGVSQSNNTYGEREKSLQNLQETSGEGNLENMIWVEKGLRELASLKVQEAVAFVMAQNRRNTSSKFFVSDEVKMPMDGQFEAFELSDEEVEDVNFKQAWLSYFWRRAKNHEIESDLVDERLQYWINQGTRSATSQDAVDVERGLMELRKLNIESQLWQKSRKGLDHESNPSHLELSF from the exons ATGAGAAACACGAGACCTATTCATGTTAGGAATAAGAGTACGGAACCAGGAACACCATCTTCGCCTATGATGACGTCTCCTCTAATGCATCGTCATACACGTTCAGGATCAAATGCTGGGCCAGCTTCGAATGCTAAGAAAGCTCAGACAAAAGCAGCTGCTCAGAGACTTGCGGCTGTGATGTCAAATCAAACAGGGGACGAGGAAGATAGTGATGAAGACCTTTCCTTTGACTATAATGCTATCGGAACAGGGAGCATTGGACTCGCAGCTGGAAGATCTCATCCTTCTCGCTCTCCTGTg ATTAGGAATCCTATGGCAAGGCGTCAACAGATGGCAACTCCACAGTTAGTTGATGAGGACaatgaggatgatgattttTCAGTGGATGTAACGAGCAGTAGACCAAGTATTGGACTTCCTGGTGGAAGAGCAATGAGACCTCAGTCTCCTGTGATG ACTAAGATTGCACCTCCGAGACGTACACAACCAACAAACGAAGGAAATAAGAATGAcggtaatgatgatgatgatgttgtttcTATAGATTATACAATTGGTAGACCAAGTATTGGGCTTGGAAGTGGGAGGGCTATGCGGCCACAATCTTCTATG AACAAAACCCAACCACAAGGGCGTCCGGTGATGGCAGCTCATCAGCGAGCAGATGAGGATAACGAAGATGATGAGACTCCATATGTTTATACAAGCAGCATTCCAAGTGTAGGACTTCCTGGTGGAAGGGCTGCACGGTCACGTTCTCCTCTG ACTAAAAACCCTCCACTGAGGCATCCACATGCAGTAGCTCAGCCACCATCCAATGGAGAAAGTGATGTTGATTATGATGAGTCGTATACTAGTGGCATGCCAAGCATTGGACTTGCAGGTGGACGATCAATGAGACCTCGCACTCCTTTG TCAATTCGTACTAAGGAACAACCTCAGACCGGACTTCCAACTTCAGGTAGCCGATCTTCATTATATGAGGATTCCACAGAATCTTCAGCTATGTCAACTTTGACGCATCCATCTCAGACAACAAACCAAGTGGAGCAATCTCCATCTGCTCGTTCTGCAATCTCTAACAAATCATCCCAGTCTCTCAGTGCTATGGACCAACCTCCATCAGCTCGTTCATCTTTCAATGGTCGTCCAATAAGGACAGCTCCTTTAATGCCATCTTCTGTGCCTATATCACTCAAACCAGTGACTCCTGCATTTCAATCTAACACGCCAACCAATCTTCGAAAAGATAAAAG GTTTTCCATGGATTTGGGAAGCTCAGGCAACTTAAGAGAGTTAGGGAGCCAACGTTCTACTTCAGCTTTGCAAGATGAG GTTGATATGCTAcaggaagaaaatgaaagtttgTTAGAAAAG CTTCGACTTGCAGAAGATAAATGTGAAGAGGCTGATGCAAGAGCTAAGCAACTTGAGAAACAG GTTGAAATCCTTGGAGAAGGTGTTACTATGGACGCACGTCTTTTAAGCAG AAAAGAGGCAGCTCTACAACAGAGAGAG GCTGCTTTGAGAATTGCATCACAAAATCATGGAGGAAAGAGGGAAGATGTTTCGGCTCTTCACACAGAAGCTGAG ATTGCTAGGGAGGAGGCAGCATCTTCATTGGACCAGCTTCATGAAGTTGAATTAGAGCTTAACTCTCTTAAGACCGTGACCAAGAGATTGATATTGACTCAGGAGGAGATG GAAGAGGTTGTTCTGAAGAGGTGCTGGCTTTCACGATATTGGGGCTTATGCGTTAGACATG GCATTCAACCGGACATTGCAGGAGGAAAACACGAATACTGGTCATCATTTGCACCTCTTCCTCTAGAGATTGTTCTTTCTGCAGGACAAAGAGCAAGGGACGGAGTTTCAcaat CTAATAACACTTATGGcgaaagagaaaaatcattGCAAAACTTGCAAGAAACTTCTGGGGAAGGAAATCTCGAAAACATGATATGGGTCGAGAAAGGTTTGCGGGAGCTGGCTTCACTAAAG GTTCAGGAGGCAGTTGCATTTGTCATGGCTCAAAATAGACGGAACACATcatcaaagttttttgtttcag ACGAAGTGAAAATGCCAATGGATGGACAATTTGAAGCCTTTG AGTTGAGCGacgaagaagttgaagatgtGAATTTTAAACag GCCTGGCTTTCATATTTCTGGAGAAGAGCTAAAAACCATGAAATCGAATCTGATCTAGTAGATGAGCGACTCCAGTATTGGATAAACCAAGGGACTCGATCTGCCACATCACAAGATGCTGTCGATG TTGAAAGAGGGCTTATGGAGCTGAGGAAGCTGAACATAGAGTCACAGTTATGGCAAAAATCAAGGAAAGGGCTTGACCATGAATCTAACCCTTCTCATCTTGAACTTTCCTTCTGA